In the Pogona vitticeps strain Pit_001003342236 chromosome 2, PviZW2.1, whole genome shotgun sequence genome, AACCTGTATAGCAATCCTGCCTCTTGGGGAACGTACGATTTCAATTCAGTTATTACTAGTTTGGAAGTTGCGCTTGAGGGACGAGAATGGAGTTGAGGGAACAAAGCCGAGGCCTTTAACCGAGTAGACCTACATAGCAAGGTTATTATGAATCAGGTAGTTAGCTGAGTCAAGATCGGGGCCACTTCCGTAATGCAGGCAGCCAGACACACACATGGCGGAAACTGAGGGGATGTTCTTGTTAGTTTGGTTTTTGTGCATGACGGTTTCAAGAATTATgataaaaaaccacacacacagtaaaaatgtgtattttctgtgtttgtgtgcgtgcaggcacacacatgcatgccagCATTTGaaagtaaatactgtactgtgaaaTGGTAACTTggttaaaaacattaaagaacttttactgtttaaaactcCTGTAGAATAGAATAAACTCACAGTGCTTTGGCATTTGGAACTTTATACATAAACTTGTACTGTACTTGACCTAGTTACGCTAGTATTGCGCCCTTAAACTTGACATAGTTAGACAACTAACTCAATTAACTGCTAAACCTATCAGCCCAACACATCACATATTTATTGGTATCTAAATTATTTTCTGTCACCTATTTGACCTTATCTGCCACTTGTTTTCTATATCTATCTGGTTGTTTACCCTCTCAACATCTATTGGTTATCGAAATGCTTCACTATTACAGTATTGGCAAAGTGTGAAAATTTTTGGCTTAAAACCTCCAGCTACGCAATGGAGAAAAATACAGACAAGGACCTGCAGAGCAGATTGTTATAATTACAAGTCTCCCTCAGATATACCACCCTTTATTGTATTGTTAGTTTTGCCTCAACTGGCAATATTGATTCGGCCACAGActctggtgttgagaaagaatttttttaaaattcctcttttaCTCACGAATCTTCCTATAGGTcagaacacaaacaaaacatatttacttGTTACATCGTTTGAGATATTAACCGGTGAACTTCATTATTTGACTAACTgagtagatagctcagtggttcttaacctttgttactcagatgcttttgaactgcaactcccagaaaccccagtcagcacagcaggtggtgaaggcttctgggagttgcagtccaaaaactcctgagtatcccaaggttaagaaccagtggtttaggcatttggctgtggagccagaggttgggagtttgattcctcaatgggcctccttgacacAAGTCGGGCTGGATCatccacagggccccttccagtttTGAAGTTCTATGATGATTATAAATGCCTCGCTCGGATTCTTAAACTGCTGGCTCCATAACTGTCAAACTCCAACAGTCTAACAGAACACTGGCACTGCTAACTATCTGAGAACCCTGACACTGAACTGAACCCAACTGgaaagaagattggaaaagaaatCCGAGAGAGAGGGGGTTGGAGGGAATGGGCTGCTGTTGGTGGATGGACATTTAGCCTCAAAAGtccctcccctccacacacacccctaaagGCAGGTTGCTATGATTCCAGCAGACACACGAGTCCTCGTAAACTGACCTGGGTTTTGTTTCGCAGGAGAGAATCCGTTGGCTTCCATGTCTGCGTGCAACATCTGGCCTCCTGAGCCTTTAATGTCCCCAGCAAACCAACCTGCTCAGGTGAGCACCCCCCCGGCTCCTTTGATCCTTCTTCTCACAATGGAAAttaaatattcccccccccccaaaaaaagttcacATGATAGGTTATgttacctcctcctccttcttcagttTATTCTGGAATTTTATCTTTGCTTACGGTGTCCATACAATTTCAGATACAGTAAATGTGTTTTCTGGTTGAGTCGTGGCTGAATCAGCCGTGGGGCTAAGGGAGTGGAAGGCCATGGGCTCACCATCTCATGGGGCTCGGTTGGCTAACCCAATCCTTGAGGATTTTAAAGTTGTCCTGAGcacttggctggatagctcagtagtttaggcaccTGGccggagagccagaggttgggagttcgattcctcagttttgtaggagaagagccagcctgggtgaccttgggcaagctgcactatcCTGGGgttcctccagaagaaaggaagtgaaaaccactttctgagtattctcaacccagaaaagggtcaccataagccttTGGCACCAGGTTTTGATGGTTAGATCTGGGTGATGGGGGAGTGGTTCTCATAAACTTGAGGTCTGTCCTTTGTGACATGGCAGGCCCTTGTTTTCTGTGGCGCCAAAGGGTGAAACCTGAAGTGATGGGTTTGAAatacaggaaagaaaaggagacttTGACTGAACATTTGGAAGAGCTCACTGTCCGTAAACGGGAGTCGAACCACAGCACAGGTTTCCCTAAAAGTGGTTTAACTTCCCTTCACAGGAAGTTTACAAACAGAAATCTCTCAGTGCTGCTTTCGCAgtaggggttggactggatgacccacggggtcccttccagttctacagtggATGATTTTCATGGTCCTAGTGGATTAGGAGCCTGGCTGTGGAGCCTTTGGTTGGGGGTTCGATCCTCCACTGTGCCTGGACTGGACAATCtgtcgggtcccttccagctccccgGTTCCAAGATATACAGGAATCATCACTTTGTCCCAGGAAATGGGATAACATTCCAGGCCATCCTGCTTGTTGTTTCTCTGTTAGGAATCTTGCTTGTTAATTCTGTTGACTCTGGCAACCCCTGCTGCCGTCCCGGCGCTTAATATGGATGCCAAGGATggggcttgtttgttttctgtagagGCATCCATCTTTCTCCTGGTTACCTCAGGCACAGAATGTGGCAGGATCTCCTCTCACCGGCCCAAAGGCTCAAATTTTGGCCCCAACCCAGTTCCTGCCTCCAAATGTATTTCCTTCTTCGGGTGAAGCTCTGAGTGTCGGTGCCGGAACCGCAGGGTCGTTGGCTGTGCAGGCAGGAATCTCACAGGTACGTCCTGTAGTGAATCCGGAAGAGCCCAAGGCCTCTTTTATGGGTCTCGAGGCTTCCAGACAAGGCCTCGTTCGTAGAGGTTTATGAGAGGCCTCGGTGGTGTGACTTGTGTTTGACGGTTGGCCTTGTTTCGGTGGCCAGATGGATTTTGAACATCCTTCTCATAACAGTCTCTTTCTTAGCAGGGCCAGTTTCCTGGTGCAGCTGTTCCTCCCCTCAGACCACACTACGGACGGCTCTCCGACCCTGCGCTTCCCGCCGTTCCTTCGGCCAGTGTGCTCGTTCCTTGGCCCCAGGCTCCTCTGTGGTTTGCCGCTCCACAGTCAGCGGTCGCTGCTGGTCAGACAGGACCGAAATCCTTCATTGGCATGATCCCCATCCCAGCAGCCGGCCTGGATCCGGTTGTGGCATGGACGCCAAGCGCGCTTTCCTTGAGGCAaccaagagagagaaacaggggcGTAAATAGCAGCGCAGCTCATGACCCCAGGGCGGTCTCTGCCTGCGCCAATCCTGGGACTGTTTTGGCTGCTGTCAGCTCAGGACCCTTAGCCCAGGCCGGTAAGGCTTCCACGTGACTGAGTCACACAGACCTGGAAGCAGCAGTGGTTAAAACGAGGCCACGTCCCTTCAGAAGAGATTATGATTTGGTCTAGAGTGATGGTTCTGGATcttcttcaactacaactcccagaaatcctggccaatacagcaaatggtgaaggcttctgggagttttagtccaaggttgggaaccaccagggacgtggtggcactgtgggctaaaccgcagaagcctgtgctgcagggtcagaagatccggcagtcataacatcgaatccacgcgacggagtgagcgcccgtcgcttgtcccagctcccgccaacctagcggttcgaaagcatgcaagtgcaagtagataaataggtaccacctcagtgggaaggtaaacagcgtaccatgtctaaatcacactggccatgtgaccacggaaagattgtcttcggacaaacactggctctatggcttgtaaacggggatgagcaccgcccctagagtcggacacgactggacagaaattgtcaaggggaacctttacctttaccctggGAACCACAGATCTAGAGTGACAGTACTCAGTTCAGTTTGTGCCCCCAAACTCAAGTCAGTTTTGGTAGCAGGGAAGGCTAAGTCCTCTCACTGCCTTACGTTGGAAAACTGAGAAAGGTatccccttttttttaattttttgccgaCTTCTTTCTGGAAACTTGATGGACCTAAATTTGGGAGTCAAACCCCCCCTAAATTTTATACCACTTTAACCCTTTTGGCACCTGAAACCAACCAAGTGCAACAGCCTTAGTGTAATCGTTTTTTACTCTTAGAGAgagtttatttcttttgtttgttttatttatagactCCTCTTGCCTTTTTAAGGCAGTTCTACATGTGGCATAAAGCAGGTTTCATATCTGCAAGCCTTGTGACTAATGTTTTTTGTCAATATCTGAAAAATTGTGGCACAAAAAACTTGGTTAAATCTGAGTTGTGAGGATGGGGAGCTATTCAGGGAAGCGCTGAAGTCAGTCCGGCTGTTACGGTTTTTGGAGGTCCtgtgggtgcccctagtgtctgtggcttgggtgcctccctctcttttttgtgggggggggctaCTCTCTCGTTGAAGGATGAGGTTCACTGTCTGGGCATAATCTTGGACCCAGCGCTAGCAGTGGAATctcaggtagcatctgtggtccatgCAGCCTTTCTCCACCTGAGGTATATCGTCCAGTTGCGtctctaccttgacaccaggtctcTCGCCATGCTAGTCCATGTGTTGGTAgtctctatttattttatttatttatttattcaatttgtatcccgcctatctagttggttaggaccactctaggcggcttacaaccaaaaaataccacaatgtagataaaaacaatatcatATAAAGAAAAGCTTTCAGCTTTCAACAACTAGAACAGACAcaaggggaaaggagagggaggaaagatcaggaattgattgaggggaaggcctgccgaaacatcagtgtttttagttgatttttgaaaatacccagcgagggagccgcgcgaatctcagggggtaagttattccagaggcgaggagccaccgccgagaaggcccgatttcttgtcttctccttccgagcctccctcggcgttaggctcctcagcctcacctcctgactcgtgcggatgacacgggtagatcttggtgggagaaggcgttccgccaagtatcgaggccctaaaccctAAACtggagattagactactgtaagtACTCTACGcggggctgcccatgaggctaCTACAGAAACTTCAAACAGCTCTAGAACATGGCGGCCAAATTATTGAGTGGAGTAAATAAATACCGCCAGATTTCCCCCAATCTGGCTGCCTTGCTTTGGTCACCTgtttgtttccatgccagcttcaaggtgatgaccCTGACATGTACATGGTTTGGAActttgatacctggcagaacaccaccaccttccagtgaGATTTTTCCCAAGCCACTCAATCATCCCAATCAGCCGAGTGGTTGAGATCACTgatcctgagagaggcctggagagAGAAGACCAAGAGCAGGGCCTTCTCCATGGTGGCACCTCACCTGTGGAATAAACTCCCGCCTGAGATTCCCCTTCACTGAGGATGTTTAAGAAACTGCTTAAAGCATGATTTTATAACCAGGCCTTTCCAGATATTGCACCATCACAGTGCAGAGGTTCTTTCAGCCTTTAAACTACCAACTCCGCCATCTTGTTTGTTATGATTCAAGAttacattaattaattatttttatgttgcttttttaGTTAACTTAGTGATgcgtttatttcatttttgtattgTGGTTATCTTTCCTggctattatttgtttgtttgtttgtttagttagttagttagttagttagttagttagtcattgtaagtatatacacagtactgtatacccatacaatgaaattcacagacatccagagaccagatacatgcacacacataaaattccccaacactccccacccactaaaaaaatcccccaacactccccacccactaaaagtcccccactaaaaatacaaacatttacaCCGCAGGCCAAATAACATAGTCCAGCTAACTATTCACTATtgatggtctttaagctcattattaagtgcaattatagctctgggataaaaactattcagaaaacgtgtggtccgagtcttaattgttttatatcttctgccagactgcaacagttcaaaaaaaagttataagcaggatgggaagagtctctcaggatgctgtgtgacttcctcagacagcgggatgtgaagatgtcatccagggttggtagctggagcctgatgatacagtggggtcttgacttgagaacttaatccgtattggaaggcggttctcaagtcaaaacgttctcaggtcaaatctgcatttcccataggaatgcattgaaaaccatttgatccgtatctgctcttttccgtccatagaaactaatgggaagctgctattccgccttcgaccacaagagggggatattttgtttctttttttcttaggtcaagaaaggttcagggaaggcagggaaaatatagtccaggcaggacagtaccaggcagtctgaagactgtctcccaatccactctctaaacactgggaggagtgaggaagcagacaggcacccttttcactggccaacagttaactgaaagttcaaattttgcactttccctgcctcccacgtgggttttttttttcagttcttaactcaaatctaagtatgtaagtcaagtcaatattttcctatgagagtggttcttaagtcaaaatgttcttaactcaagccgttcttaagtcaagaccccactgtattctgggcaattttaatggttctctgtagagcttttttgtggTTTATTATTCTTGTGAACCTCCCAGAGttggccttagtagccagatgggggTATGCAAATTTAATTCAACAcacatcaacacacacacacacacacacacacacacagagagagagagagagagaggtagtgcAGTGGAAGGTTTCACGAGAGGAGAGCAGGAAGACCAAACGACTTCATACCTTTTGTTGGGTGGCTTTTAGGTTGCCACGGATGCCATACCGGCAGAAGACTGCTAGCGCAGGGGTATTTCTCTACTCCTTCCTCCTGCCATCTCTCTCTTCCCTGAGCCCCATAGATGTGAACGGGGACCCCACCATAGGAAGGCAAAAAGACCTGTGCAGCCCCAGAAGCCATCCGGTCATATGAGGGGTTTTGAGATGGATGTTTTATCActtcttctcccccccaaaaaaaacctgtgagtttccatgactaagtgaggatttgaacccaggtctccttcaATCCTAGTCCAGACACAGGCCCAGCTAGCCAATGAGAGGCAATTTGGGGACCTTGAAAGGTTCTCCTCAATAGCTTTTTGTTAACCAACAGGAAGTGGCCCCATGGCCactctcaggttttttttaaaggattttttgctcctttttacaaaaaaaaataaaataacaaataggtGGGGAGATGGACCCTGGAGACTTCCTGGGCTGCCTATTTTTTTGAGGTGGGTTCAACAAAAACACTTCCCATTTTTAGACCTCCCCAACCGAACCCAGTCCTTGTTAATTGAAATGGATTCATTAATCGGGCACCCAGGCCTGTGAACTGAGCAATATTTGAAAGGTGGGCTGGAGAGCTCCGTGAGCGGCGTCCATGGCTGCGCAACCCCTCACGGTGACTCCTaagaaaagaaccagcctgtgtgtccttgggcccACTGGCCGATGGTCCCAGAgcgccccctggaggaagggCTAGTCAGCCACCATTGAGCATCCagtgcctagaaaaccctggggaaGGGCCACACTAAGCTGGAAATGACTCCATGCCATGCCATGATTATTAGTACTGTAGTAGTATTATTACTGACGGGGGTGCCATTTTGTTCCGTAGGTGCAAATCAAATGCATGTGgttgcaggaggaagaagagaccAAGAAACAAGTGTGATCTCAGAGCCGCCTTTCCCAACTTCACTGGGGACTGCAAAGTAAGTCAGGCTGAAAAGAAGGTTCCGGAATGTTTCGATCTGATGGTCTCCATCTGACCTCTGAGACCCTCCTAGGCAAGAAGACCTGaggatgtttccccccccccccagcacttgcTTCTAAATTGGGATACATCCAGCTGCCCAGGGTTACAATACATGCATGATTGTAGAAATGACGTTATGATTATCACTTCTGCATGTGgttgttttatacagtggtgcctcgcttgacgacgttaattcgttccagcgaaatcgctgtagagtgaaaacgtcgtaaaatgaaataaaaaaacccattgaaacgcattgaaaaccgttcaatacgttccagtgggctgaatacctgctcgtccagcgaagatcctccatacattttcggtgcctgcggggcacaactgtactccCCTTTTCCTTTATGACTTCCCTGctcctggttttattttatttgaattgaGCCATAAGCTTCCTAAAAATGAGCCAGGATGCAATAAAGATAGGGTAGATTCGATTTAAATCCAATTGATTTATATCAGTTTAATGTGTTTAAGccacaattaaaacattttaaaattgaatttttatggtttaaagtttaattttttaaagaaagaaattgatttaatttaattatgatttttttaaaaattatgatttaaatcaatttcatttttaaaaaaaaaacattgatttttagcCACCTTGAATGAAAATGTCTCATAATTACCTTATTTTAAAGCCTATTAATGAAAGATGGCACCAGTTACAGCATTCCAGGAAACCCCACTGGCAGTGTATCAGCCTCCGGATTTCCTTCAGATCCTGGAGTGAAAAGAACCTGGCGCGAGGAAATTACACTGGAGGAGCGCCACCACTTAGTACAGAAGTTGTAAGTACAGCTCAAGGATGCGGACCCTGCCCATTGGGATCAGGTGTGTCTGTGGCATGCATCACAGTGTGTGGGCTCTTGAGTTTTGAAGGTTGGAGCTTTGAGCATACAGTACGATCCTTTATTCTccggatcaatatccactgattcccttatccacagtctgaaaatattaaaaatattgaaagatcCCCCAaaaactgtatatatatttaatgatgTATTTCCAGAACTGGCCAGAAGAGGGAGCCAAAGGCCATGCTGTGTAtagtttgctattaaaatagtgtttgctataatccacatttttcagcatccacagggcaggggactagaaaccaatcCGCTGAGGATACTGGGTCATACTATATTATGAAAGGCTGAAGGGAGATGAAGTGTGCGGTCAAGGATTCTGATGCTTGAGCCATACAGGACTTTATAGACCtcctctgaaaaaaaatcagaagcctgcaTTCATCACAGTTGGCATTTCTCAGAGTTCAGGGTTAATCACAGAACAAAATCAAACAATCTCAGACGATCCTATCaacattcatctgagtatcaaagtatAAGTCATCTTATTGTTCAGTAAttacaggcaacatcagcttgtctaattctacatgCTTTTATTTCTGTACTTTGCTTCCGTGTTCCAGGTTCGCAAAATCAGTTCAAAAACTAAAAGGTCTTGAACACATTCTTACAGCGACTATAGGTGCAAacgtttaaaaataaattgctatCCAAAACTCTTACAGCTGTGAAAAGTTTCAAGGAAGAAACGATCTAGAAACAGAACTTCAGTAGTAGTCagaaattaaattatatttaaatatataaaagaagtTATTTTTGTGTAATTTCAAGGGTTCTGTAAGTAGAAATCTAGCATGCTGTCACTATGCTAATAAGACTCTTGTTATAAGAGAAATTTTACAGAGTTTGGAGGAATAAAAGTAGGTAGCATCAAAGATCTAGACTCCCAGAAACTCGGAAAGCCAGAATACTctaattttaaaagcatgcaaattaTAAAACCTACATCCTTTATCGATGTTTGGTTATCCTGTGCAAAAACAAGCTTAACTAGTGGGACTATTAAAATACAGTGACCTTGCTCGGCTGGAAAGCTAGTTAATTTTGAAATGATTATAGTAAACTCTTGTTCAGGCCTCCATTTTGAAAGCTCTTTCATTTGCAGGGCTGCTTCTTTCATTCCTCCCAGAATTCTCTTAACACTCTATTCATACATAATGTCACATCTTGACGGACGTAGGAATTGCTTCGTTGTTTGCACTAAAGCTGGGGGTGGGCAAATGGTGgtcccctgcccccacccacccactcctttccaggtcccaatctctctctcccaGTTCATAGGGGCTGGTGGGGGAAATGTCTCACATACCCTCTACATTCCAGTGTTGTTATtacttttttctccctccatttttccCCAAAGCCTGTTCTATAATTTTAATTATAGGGTTATATTCCTAAGGGAATACCAGTCTTGGGGGTTTCCTCGAGGCAGGATTTTTAACAGTTCTTTTGCAAGAAAGTTGGGCCTAAGTATAATCTTCCTTCTGGTCCTCCGGCAAGGAATTGCAATGGGGTCTCTGTCTCTTCTTCATGTAGCGCGGAAGCCATCTCTGGAGGCAGCCACTCGGCACCGCGGACGAATGGCCCGATGGAGATACCAATTCTTTATGCCAAGGAGGTGGAAGAAAAAATGTACAGATCGGCTGTCAGCAAGGTATGTTGCGGGTGAAACCACACTTCTCCATGAACTGTCTTGTCAGGGTGGGTGAAAATCAATGACTTTTAACAATCAAATGGATTACAGCTgttaaaaattcatttaaaaaattttaaactaaaaaaacaaattttctaaattaaattgtcattttgatttaaatcaaatccaccctgtttgTAATtacatagcatagcataggcatccttcagtctcgagagactatggtaacatgctctgaatcgaggagtgtcctctccagagcatgaagcccaggtaaggtagtatggaggataggctattacccaagcagcatatcccccctctccacattgctgaaatggtccaatggaaaggcaagagccaatacaactggttccagcaacatcgcaggagttggcagaacaacacatgctgccttcaggactccagctccggattttgcctcgaggttgactcctgaagccttttccatgagtggctATAGCCATGAagtagtggaggtttgaaatcggagttttccttctcctagatgggctgccttccatggctgacgagccccacctacccggcctgctctttaatagtgcaaaagtatgatctgatccttaaaactttcttggCTCCCTGGCTTAtacaaatctaattggctttcctatttaccatattaaggccagatacaaaatgtGAGAATTTCGCGcacctgggacacgctcttttaaagacaaaaagaaagcccaggaagcaaaaactcagcaaggcatccatgcaaacagtgATCTGAGCGCATGCATAACACAGGGAGGTCCCTGCGGAGGTGTAGAAGCATTTGTAGCAGGGGCTTCTCAGTGTCACAGCTCAAGAAGCTTCTTGATGTACAAATTTCACTGGGGAAACTGAGGCTTGTAGCGGCTTTCTCTCCTTTGAACTGAACAGGACACAAGTGGCGCATCAGAAGCAAATACACAACCTTTATCAAAGGCAAAAGGACTCAGGTTTTTGCATGGGGAATTATTTTCCCAAAGAGCTTCATTCTATAAAATCCTGGAGAGCTAGGATTGCAAAAATTGCAACAATTCGATGACTCCTTCTTCTCCAGGGCATCAGATGCCCAAAGCAGGAAGGTTTAGCCTTGCACTAACTTTAATCCTAGAGAAAcctaacaaacctagacagcatcttaacaacaacaactttaatCCTTATCCGAACCCTAACTCTTTGAAATATCCCATTCAATGTCTCAAATTCGGCAATTCTGTGCCTGTCACCTACCAACacacgttggggggggggaggcaggcagcGAGTTTCATGATTtcgtggccaccactgagaaggcccagatCCTGGTGGTCATTTTTCGGGCGTCCCTCGGGATAGCCAACCAACACAATGCAGGCTGAGAGGCGTTCTGACAAGTACAGAGACCCCCAAGCCATTTAAGTGAGTTTAGTATGCAATGCATGCTTCTATATTGTGCTTTtagatagctccgtggtttatgtatctggctgtggagccagaggttgggaattgaattcccctccactgggcttcctgggagaagagccggcctgggtggccttgggccagctgcataggAGTCtcagggtgaccccagaagaagagaatgggtatggtaaaccatttctgactctcctctacctggaaacccctggaaagggtcagcatgagtcaaaactgacttgaccgcaaatcatcatcatcatcatcatcatcatcatcatcatcatcatcatcatcatcgttgtcatTCTTCACAGTTACTACATAGATTGAGAAAATTAACCGGGTGCCTTCTTTCACTTCTTatgcaaatgtagtcatcagaGCAGTTCTGGATTGAAGCTGTGATTAGCTGCACAAACATCTCGTGCTCTCTTTCCTCGTTCTGTTTTGAAATGCAGTGTGAAGCCGATCGCTTCCCTAACATGAGAAGCCGTGAAAAAGATAATAAGAGCCTAAAAACACGGAACGTGACAAGCGACGTGCCAGACATTCTCGCAAGTCAGGTTGGTGTTTGATCAGGCGTTCCTCCGCTTCCGTCGGCTCTGATCTCCTCAGTCACTTCTCCGGCTCTGTTGTGGGGAGAGATAACAGGCGTTCGAGTCAAcccacttcggggggggggaaacgatcGGGGCTGCTTTGGCAAAGTCGACAAATAGCAGCAGGGATCACAGAGCTGAGCTCACAGGTGTGACAAAGGCGCTCATCCCGCCTtcgtgctggtttgtttcctGACCGAACAGGTGTTTCTGGCTCTGCCTCCTCCCCCTGGGagtgagtgggcacctgctggaggaggcggggcagagaagcacCCGACACCCGTTCAGCCGACAAACGAACCGGCACGAATTGCCAAACCGGCcgtgtgtgcccatctctagagacGGGCAGGGTGGCAACCTGGCCTTGGTAGGCCTGTTTGACTTCAGACAATGCAGCCAAAGGAGGCTGATGCTCACTACTGGTCtgcattcctgcccccccccccggaagtccAGAACCTCCCCACTCCTGATGCATCCAAATGGGAGCTCAGACACAAAACCCTTGTTATTATGCCCTTCCTTGTATGTCACCTGCCCAAAGCCAGGCTAAAAGCAAAGCCTCCCAGCTTGCCAATCGCCAAGCAATTAAGGAACAGCTTCGCACTTCGGGTTGGCTTTTGTTCTGCTTGTAAATCTAA is a window encoding:
- the LOC110090649 gene encoding uncharacterized protein LOC110090649 isoform X7, whose translation is MHNIPLKDLAVLEEKLVALRGALSGKAGARKDGPLMEVGEVADCPAEIQRMPSPGENPLASMSACNIWPPEPLMSPANQPAQGQFPGAAVPPLRPHYGRLSDPALPAVPSASVLVPWPQAPLWFAAPQSAVAAGQTGPKSFIGMIPIPAAGLDPVVAWTPSALSLRQPRERNRGVNSSAAHDPRAVSACANPGTVLAAVSSGPLAQAGANQMHVVAGGRRDQETSVISEPPFPTSLGTANLLMKDGTSYSIPGNPTGSVSASGFPSDPGVKRTWREEITLEERHHLVQKFAEAISGGSHSAPRTNGPMEIPILYAKEVEEKMYRSAVSKCEADRFPNMRSREKDNKSLKTRNVTSDVPDILASQNDYRKLLAVELRKIEKELQGKQGSRSSTPRVLGDQPTACASGASPADIPPMAAIMGLVELGIPRGPALLSGPQKRCPGGVESSANPNMEDPQPSPPSGLDDTRRPGRRDPQQPPEEKRHAGSSEDALAECDQDVTQTEASEPPPKKQKTDPTDCTQRAILVQELLAAYKNYANYVTIALNQDRDKLDNLVVRLLGPSNQPNLLKEAEGARALMKTLKKTLVLLKCLRDEDPRL
- the LOC110090649 gene encoding uncharacterized protein LOC110090649 isoform X6, coding for MHNIPLKDLAVLEEKLVALRGALSGKAGARKDGPLMEVGEVADCPAEIQRMPSPGENPLASMSACNIWPPEPLMSPANQPAQQGQFPGAAVPPLRPHYGRLSDPALPAVPSASVLVPWPQAPLWFAAPQSAVAAGQTGPKSFIGMIPIPAAGLDPVVAWTPSALSLRQPRERNRGVNSSAAHDPRAVSACANPGTVLAAVSSGPLAQAGANQMHVVAGGRRDQETSVISEPPFPTSLGTANLLMKDGTSYSIPGNPTGSVSASGFPSDPGVKRTWREEITLEERHHLVQKFAEAISGGSHSAPRTNGPMEIPILYAKEVEEKMYRSAVSKCEADRFPNMRSREKDNKSLKTRNVTSDVPDILASQNDYRKLLAVELRKIEKELQGKQGSRSSTPRVLGDQPTACASGASPADIPPMAAIMGLVELGIPRGPALLSGPQKRCPGGVESSANPNMEDPQPSPPSGLDDTRRPGRRDPQQPPEEKRHAGSSEDALAECDQDVTQTEASEPPPKKQKTDPTDCTQRAILVQELLAAYKNYANYVTIALNQDRDKLDNLVVRLLGPSNQPNLLKEAEGARALMKTLKKTLVLLKCLRDEDPRL
- the LOC110090649 gene encoding uncharacterized protein LOC110090649 isoform X3, producing the protein MHNIPLKDLAVLEEKLVALRGALSGKAGARKDGPLMEVGEVADCPAEIQRMPSPGENPLASMSACNIWPPEPLMSPANQPAQAQNVAGSPLTGPKAQILAPTQFLPPNVFPSSGEALSVGAGTAGSLAVQAGISQQGQFPGAAVPPLRPHYGRLSDPALPAVPSASVLVPWPQAPLWFAAPQSAVAAGQTGPKSFIGMIPIPAAGLDPVVAWTPSALSLRQPRERNRGVNSSAAHDPRAVSACANPGTVLAAVSSGPLAQAGANQMHVVAGGRRDQETSVISEPPFPTSLGTANLLMKDGTSYSIPGNPTGSVSASGFPSDPGVKRTWREEITLEERHHLVQKFAEAISGGSHSAPRTNGPMEIPILYAKEVEEKMYRSAVSKCEADRFPNMRSREKDNKSLKTRNVTSDVPDILASQNDYRKLLAVELRKIEKELQGKQGSRSSTPRVLGDQPTACASGASPADIPPMAAIMGLVELGIPRGPALLSGPQKRCPGGVESSANPNMEDPQPSPPSGLDDTRRPGRRDPQQPPEEKRHAGSSEDALAECDQDVTQTEASEPPPKKQKTDPTDCTQRAILVQELLAAYKNYANYVTIALNQDRDKLDNLVVRLLGPSNQPNLLKEAEGARALMKTLKKTLVLLKCLRDEDPRL